In Erinaceus europaeus chromosome 10, mEriEur2.1, whole genome shotgun sequence, one DNA window encodes the following:
- the FAM210A gene encoding protein FAM210A, with the protein MQWNVPRTVFRLAHRTCVEPHKAGLLGLCQNIKGALHLHYADSRVTSVQNSHKQCLHVSAAQCIAKERKPFDVHPSQPGSLCQEKWVQDILPKRVLSSSATSPGTPPEKKEELDPLQDKSISLYQRFKKTFRQYGKVLIPVHLITSGIWFGTFYYAAMKGVNVVPFLELVGLPDSIVNILKNSQSGNALTAYALFKIATPARYTVTLGGTSFTVKYLRSRGYMSTPPPVKEYLQDRMEETKELLTEKMEETKDRLTEKLQETKEKVSFKKKME; encoded by the exons ATGCAATGGAATGTACCAAGGACTGTGTTCCGACTGGCACATAGGACGTGTGTGGAACCACATAAAGCTGGTCTTCTTGGACTCTGTCAAAACATAAAAGGAGCATTACATTTGCATTATGCTGACTCGAGAGTAACTTCCGTGCAGAACTCTCATAAACAATGCTTGCATGTATCTGCTGCTCAGTGTATTGCAAAGGAAAGGAAGCCATTTGATGTTCATCCATCCCAACCAGGGAGCCTTTGCCAGGAGAAATGGGTACAGGATATTTTACCCAAAAGGGTTCTGTCATCCAGTGCCACATCTCCAGGAACTCCtccagaaaagaaggaagaacttGATCCTTTACAGGATAAATCCATTAGCCTTTATCAGCGATTCAAGAAAACATTTCGACAGTATGGAAAAGTCTTGATTCCAGTGCATCTAATAACTTCTGGTATTTGGTTTGGAACATTTTATTATGCAGCCATGAA aGGAGTGAATGTTGTTCCTTTTCTAGAACTCGTGGGGTTGCCTGACAGCATAGTAAACATTCTGAAGAATTCCCAGAGTGGGAATGCACTGACAGCTTACGCCTTGTTTAAG ATTGCGACTCCTGCCCGATACACGGTGACTCTGGGAGGGACCTCCTTCACTGTTAAGTATCTACGAAGCCGTGGGTACATGTCAACACCTCCTCCTGTGAAGGAGTATCTGCAGGACAGGATGGAAGAGACAAAGGAGCTGCTCacggagaaaatggaagaaacaaAAGATAGACTCACTGAAAAATTACAAGAAACCAAAGAGAAAGtttcctttaagaaaaaaatggaatag